A window of Tautonia plasticadhaerens contains these coding sequences:
- a CDS encoding DUF1573 domain-containing protein — protein sequence MDGSREPAVASRRRFIGIAPAVVGSWVVGSLGRSAPAQSSTDWVEAVFPERRHDFGTVAKGSILRHSFRIANRSDREVHVTGYSAKCGCTGVTVGATTIPPGAQTTIEAVLDTSKFSGYKASGLTLSIDRPELRSIDYELSCFIQDELLIQPGVLDFGDVRRGSPADRSVLLRYLGGRADWQVVEMRHENSGLTARLREQPGSAGERRYQLDARLDAKALENGNFRDQITLVSNDPGRPTIPVSVAAKVVSDVTLSPSVLNLGRLKPGETVERTVLVKGPGPFRVVGATAAEGRISSVGGPSDASRPLHQVKVAIEAPDAAGAYHAILEIRTDRPDEPPARLTAFATVVP from the coding sequence ATGGACGGGTCGCGCGAGCCCGCCGTCGCCAGTCGACGGCGGTTCATCGGGATCGCCCCCGCGGTCGTCGGGTCGTGGGTGGTCGGATCCCTCGGCCGGTCGGCCCCGGCGCAGTCGTCGACCGATTGGGTCGAGGCGGTCTTCCCGGAGCGGAGGCACGACTTCGGGACCGTCGCCAAGGGGTCGATCCTGCGGCACTCCTTCCGGATCGCCAACCGGTCCGACCGGGAGGTGCACGTCACGGGCTATTCGGCCAAGTGCGGCTGCACCGGGGTGACCGTCGGCGCCACGACCATCCCCCCCGGCGCCCAGACGACCATCGAGGCCGTGCTCGACACCTCCAAGTTCAGCGGCTACAAGGCGTCGGGCCTGACGCTCAGCATCGACCGGCCCGAACTGCGGTCGATCGACTACGAGCTCTCCTGTTTCATCCAGGACGAGTTGCTCATCCAGCCCGGGGTGCTCGATTTCGGCGACGTCCGGCGCGGGAGCCCGGCCGACCGCTCGGTCCTGCTCCGGTACCTCGGCGGCCGGGCCGACTGGCAGGTCGTCGAGATGAGGCATGAGAATTCGGGCCTCACGGCCCGCCTCCGGGAGCAGCCGGGCTCCGCCGGCGAGCGTCGCTACCAGCTCGATGCCCGGCTCGACGCCAAGGCGCTCGAGAACGGCAATTTCCGGGACCAGATCACCCTCGTCTCCAACGACCCCGGCCGGCCGACGATCCCCGTCTCCGTCGCCGCCAAGGTCGTCTCGGACGTGACGCTCTCCCCCTCGGTGCTGAACCTTGGCCGGCTCAAGCCGGGGGAGACGGTCGAGCGGACCGTCCTGGTGAAGGGCCCGGGGCCGTTCCGGGTGGTGGGGGCGACCGCCGCGGAGGGGCGGATCTCCTCGGTCGGCGGCCCCTCCGACGCGAGTCGGCCCCTCCACCAGGTGAAGGTGGCGATCGAGGCCCCGGACGCCGCAGGCGCCTACCACGCCATCCTCGAGATCAGGACCGACCGGCCCGACGAGCCCCCGGCCCGGCTGACGGCCTTCGCCACCGTCGTCCCCTGA
- a CDS encoding glycosyltransferase produces the protein MSLARSPIPTLGPPAPDAGARLALAVTDAGWYTTGNLFRALDRPGVDSLLMHCCDFVNAWNAGRPPWRWFGRPLDRQGPRLWSGDLVLPPGWMKRFPGIGMRPIRRAIDRWRRLLPDDAPLALVMTYPHYRSLRDLVRPDVQVYLNLDDYGLYWPSRADDVDRLERRLVAEADLTACVSLARAEHLRAAVPDAADRVIHLPHGTPDAFLFDGEATGRPGPAPADLAHLPRPLLGYVGGLEERLDWHLLDRVAEEFPDASLVLIGRVPALDSGPWCDHARRCLGRPNVHAVGFRPQETLGAYIRAFDACLIPYRADHPFNRACCPTKLMDYMGSGRPIVSTDLPECRLHAGRIEVASDADDALGAIASLRFSHFDDGRERARIEHARANTCRAVADRLLDRIEAIPARSRRTIPA, from the coding sequence ATGTCCCTGGCCCGATCGCCGATCCCGACGCTCGGCCCGCCCGCCCCCGACGCCGGGGCCCGGCTGGCCCTCGCGGTGACCGACGCCGGCTGGTACACCACCGGCAACCTGTTCCGGGCCCTCGACCGCCCGGGCGTTGACTCGCTGCTGATGCACTGCTGCGACTTCGTGAACGCCTGGAATGCCGGGCGTCCCCCGTGGCGATGGTTCGGCCGCCCCCTGGACCGGCAAGGGCCCCGGCTCTGGTCGGGGGACCTCGTCCTCCCCCCCGGCTGGATGAAGCGATTCCCCGGGATCGGCATGAGGCCGATCCGACGGGCCATCGACCGGTGGCGGAGGCTCCTGCCCGACGACGCCCCCCTGGCACTCGTCATGACCTACCCGCACTACCGATCCCTCCGGGACCTGGTCCGACCGGACGTCCAGGTCTACCTGAACCTAGACGATTACGGCCTCTACTGGCCTTCCCGGGCCGACGACGTTGATCGCCTCGAACGCCGGCTCGTCGCCGAGGCCGACCTGACCGCCTGCGTCTCCCTCGCCCGGGCCGAGCACCTGCGGGCGGCCGTCCCTGACGCCGCCGACCGGGTCATCCACCTCCCCCACGGGACCCCCGACGCCTTCCTCTTCGACGGGGAGGCGACCGGCCGGCCGGGCCCGGCCCCGGCGGATCTCGCCCACCTGCCCCGGCCGTTGCTGGGCTACGTCGGCGGGCTCGAGGAGCGGCTCGACTGGCACCTGCTGGACCGCGTGGCCGAGGAGTTCCCCGACGCCTCCCTCGTCCTGATCGGCCGGGTCCCCGCCCTCGATTCCGGCCCCTGGTGCGACCACGCCCGGCGCTGCCTGGGCCGGCCGAACGTCCACGCCGTCGGCTTCCGCCCCCAGGAGACGCTCGGGGCCTACATCCGCGCCTTCGACGCCTGCCTGATCCCCTACCGCGCCGACCATCCGTTCAACCGGGCCTGCTGCCCGACCAAGCTCATGGACTACATGGGCTCTGGCCGGCCGATCGTCTCGACCGACCTGCCCGAGTGCCGCCTGCACGCTGGCCGGATCGAGGTGGCCAGCGACGCCGACGACGCCCTCGGCGCGATCGCCTCGCTCCGCTTCAGCCACTTCGACGACGGCCGCGAGCGTGCCCGGATAGAGCACGCCCGGGCCAACACGTGCCGGGCCGTGGCCGATCGCCTGCTGGACCGGATCGAGGCGATCCCGGCCCGATCCCGGCGGACGATCCCCGCCTGA
- a CDS encoding MFS transporter, protein MGYDSFLLLAQQAAEPSGVNLANFIPFSILHFLEFAIWGAWYVVLGNYLNAKGFSRPAIGRIYGTMALGAIISPMILGTVADKYLNTEDVIGGSHLIGGVLLLVMSRMNRPSTFFAAALGYALVFSPTLSLVNAIVFEHIDNANNFPYIRVFGTIGWILAGLSLKLLLKPDRPVDNKPILLAAALSFVLGIFAFTLPDTPPKSTGVGAFPALEALGMLAEPTTAVFFAVTLVISMAMGLYFAFGALFIEQRGGVRSENVGPIMTIGQAVEIGFMLSLPWFIRELGMPVVLAVGVTAWALRFAFFTTASTGRYFPLILAGVALHGLCFDFYFAAGFIHVENLADESIRNSSQALFAVVVYGLGMYLGTEGSGWLNQKFTREEAPATAGQPPVRTTDWRTFWLLPTIAVTISLLAFLASLVLVPEAAQPEMEPEAEAAAAAAAELEIP, encoded by the coding sequence ATGGGATACGACAGCTTCTTGCTCCTCGCCCAGCAGGCCGCCGAGCCTTCGGGCGTCAACCTGGCGAACTTCATCCCCTTCTCGATCCTCCACTTCCTGGAGTTCGCCATCTGGGGGGCGTGGTATGTCGTCCTGGGCAATTACCTGAACGCCAAGGGCTTCTCCCGGCCCGCCATCGGCCGGATTTACGGCACGATGGCGCTGGGCGCGATCATCTCGCCGATGATCCTGGGCACGGTGGCCGACAAGTATCTGAACACCGAGGACGTCATCGGCGGGTCGCACCTGATCGGCGGCGTGCTGCTGCTGGTCATGTCCCGGATGAACCGGCCGAGCACGTTCTTCGCGGCGGCGCTGGGATATGCGCTGGTCTTCTCGCCGACGCTCTCGCTGGTCAACGCGATCGTCTTCGAGCACATCGACAACGCGAACAACTTCCCGTACATCCGGGTCTTCGGGACGATCGGCTGGATCCTCGCCGGCCTGTCGCTGAAGCTGCTGCTGAAGCCCGACCGCCCGGTGGACAACAAGCCGATCCTGCTGGCGGCAGCCCTGTCCTTCGTCCTGGGGATCTTCGCCTTCACGCTGCCGGACACGCCGCCCAAGTCGACGGGCGTGGGGGCCTTCCCGGCCCTCGAGGCGCTCGGGATGCTCGCCGAGCCGACCACCGCGGTCTTCTTCGCGGTGACGCTGGTGATCTCGATGGCGATGGGGTTGTACTTCGCCTTCGGAGCCCTGTTCATCGAGCAGCGGGGCGGGGTCCGCTCCGAGAACGTGGGGCCGATCATGACGATCGGCCAGGCGGTCGAGATCGGCTTCATGCTCTCGCTGCCCTGGTTCATCCGGGAGCTGGGCATGCCGGTCGTGCTGGCCGTGGGCGTGACCGCCTGGGCCCTCCGGTTCGCCTTCTTCACCACGGCCTCGACGGGCAGGTACTTCCCGCTCATCCTGGCGGGGGTGGCGCTGCACGGCCTCTGCTTCGACTTCTACTTCGCCGCCGGGTTCATCCACGTCGAGAACCTGGCCGATGAGTCGATCCGCAACAGCTCCCAGGCCCTCTTCGCGGTGGTCGTCTACGGCCTCGGCATGTACCTCGGGACCGAGGGTTCCGGGTGGCTGAACCAGAAGTTCACCCGGGAGGAAGCCCCGGCGACGGCCGGCCAGCCTCCCGTCCGGACGACCGACTGGCGGACCTTCTGGCTGCTCCCGACCATCGCCGTGACGATCTCCCTGCTGGCCTTCCTCGCCTCGCTCGTGCTCGTGCCGGAGGCCGCCCAGCCCGAGATGGAGCCCGAAGCCGAGGCGGCCGCGGCCGCGGCGGCCGAACTCGAGATCCCCTGA
- a CDS encoding DUF4097 family beta strand repeat-containing protein, whose protein sequence is MCKKRRCSTEGIRFLDENANPAPAGPSPAPKTPGKRRREWPIGTMTFLAVVGVGGLIRSGALRGEIEAKAVIEDRVEVDDAPRIEVETFEGPVRIHRGAVGEVSYQVETSARGDDEGDARRALDLIRPVIRADRGAVRIRVDHANTPGGWSGHAEVRLEVPADSQVRVVTRNGRVRVEEIHGSVAVKTGNGRIEVEDSAGPIVLETSNGSIDCEADDAIVSAETSNGSISFRGSLAPGSSRLTTSNGSVDVELPEHGRFRIDADSRNGRVVSDFPLDRGDDGATAVLASSDGGSADPRLLIRTRNGAIRIEQD, encoded by the coding sequence ATGTGCAAGAAGCGGCGCTGCAGCACCGAGGGGATCCGATTCCTCGACGAGAACGCGAATCCCGCCCCCGCCGGGCCCTCGCCGGCCCCGAAGACGCCCGGGAAGCGACGTCGGGAGTGGCCGATCGGCACGATGACCTTCCTCGCCGTTGTCGGGGTCGGCGGCCTCATCCGCTCCGGGGCCCTGCGCGGCGAGATCGAGGCGAAGGCCGTCATCGAGGACCGCGTCGAGGTGGATGATGCCCCCCGGATCGAGGTCGAGACCTTCGAGGGGCCCGTCCGGATCCATCGCGGGGCCGTCGGGGAGGTCTCCTACCAGGTCGAGACCTCGGCCAGGGGAGACGACGAGGGAGACGCCCGACGCGCCCTCGACCTGATCCGCCCCGTGATCCGGGCCGACCGCGGGGCCGTCCGGATCCGGGTCGACCACGCCAACACCCCCGGCGGCTGGTCCGGCCACGCCGAGGTCCGCCTGGAGGTGCCGGCCGATTCCCAGGTCCGGGTCGTCACCCGGAACGGCCGGGTCCGGGTCGAGGAGATCCACGGTTCGGTCGCCGTCAAGACCGGCAACGGCCGGATCGAGGTCGAGGACTCCGCCGGCCCGATCGTGCTGGAGACCTCCAACGGTTCGATCGACTGCGAGGCCGACGACGCCATCGTCTCGGCCGAGACGTCCAACGGCTCGATCAGTTTCCGCGGTTCGCTCGCCCCCGGCTCCTCCCGCCTGACCACCAGCAACGGCTCGGTCGACGTCGAGCTGCCCGAGCACGGCCGGTTCCGGATCGACGCCGATTCCCGCAACGGCCGGGTCGTCTCGGACTTCCCCCTCGATCGGGGGGACGACGGGGCGACCGCCGTGCTCGCCTCGTCCGACGGGGGCTCGGCCGATCCCCGGCTCCTGATCCGCACCCGCAACGGGGCGATCCGGATCGAGCAGGACTGA
- the ispH gene encoding 4-hydroxy-3-methylbut-2-enyl diphosphate reductase yields the protein MKIILANPRGFCAGVNMAIDSLERALDLFGAPLYVYHEIVHNKHVVERFKGRGVVFVESISEVPEGSPVLYSAHGVSPQIRTEARSRALKAIDATCPLVTKVHLEAVKYAKLGYTIVLIGHEGHDEVIGTMGEAPERMILVESVEDVDRLDVNPEKIAYLTQTTLSVDDANVIIAALRRKFPQIANPPKDDICYATQNRQDAVRKLAERADLVLVLGSQNSSNSRRLAELALDLGRKAHLIDGAAEIRDEWFDGVDTVLITAGASAPEDVVQECIALLQDRFGATMTEEVVREEDVTFPLPKTLRELLPASALKVVGR from the coding sequence ATGAAGATCATCCTGGCCAATCCCCGCGGCTTCTGCGCGGGCGTGAACATGGCCATCGACAGCCTGGAGCGGGCCCTGGACCTGTTCGGGGCCCCGCTCTACGTCTACCACGAGATCGTGCACAACAAGCACGTCGTCGAGCGGTTCAAGGGCCGCGGCGTGGTCTTCGTCGAGTCGATCTCCGAGGTCCCCGAGGGATCCCCGGTCCTCTACAGCGCCCACGGCGTCTCCCCCCAGATCCGCACCGAGGCCCGGTCCCGCGCCCTCAAGGCCATCGACGCCACCTGCCCGCTGGTGACCAAGGTGCACCTGGAGGCGGTCAAGTACGCGAAGCTCGGCTATACCATCGTCCTGATCGGCCACGAGGGGCACGACGAGGTCATCGGCACGATGGGGGAGGCCCCTGAGCGGATGATCCTCGTGGAGTCGGTCGAGGACGTCGATCGGCTAGACGTGAACCCCGAGAAGATCGCCTACCTGACGCAGACGACCCTGAGCGTCGACGACGCCAACGTCATCATCGCCGCCCTCCGCCGCAAGTTCCCCCAGATCGCCAACCCGCCCAAGGACGACATCTGCTACGCCACCCAGAACCGCCAGGACGCCGTCCGCAAGCTGGCCGAGCGGGCCGACCTCGTCCTGGTGCTGGGCAGCCAGAACAGCTCCAACAGCCGGAGGCTGGCCGAGCTGGCCCTCGACCTGGGCCGCAAGGCCCACCTGATCGACGGCGCGGCCGAGATCCGCGACGAGTGGTTCGACGGCGTCGACACCGTGCTCATCACCGCCGGGGCCAGCGCCCCCGAGGACGTCGTCCAGGAGTGCATCGCCCTGCTCCAGGACCGCTTCGGCGCGACCATGACCGAGGAAGTCGTTCGGGAGGAGGACGTCACCTTCCCCCTGCCGAAGACGCTCCGCGAGCTGCTCCCGGCCTCCGCCCTGAAGGTCGTCGGCCGCTGA
- a CDS encoding metallophosphoesterase family protein — protein sequence MSLLGLISDVHGDPIGLELAWAHLTVMGAGAIVCAGDLVGYGPSPDRAVAFLEGRQIPSVRGNHDRWALERGPGEPDEFGGGTPGEETLEALKRLESSLVLERGGMIVVVVHGSPRGDMEFIAPRTHPPYVLDSYLDTLGADAIVHGHTHRPMWYRSSRDRLVVNPGSIISAPVVATSRTFATLDTATRDVRFFDVESGNPVEVPAWPGSG from the coding sequence ATGAGCCTGCTCGGCCTGATTTCCGACGTGCACGGCGACCCGATCGGCCTGGAACTGGCCTGGGCGCACCTGACCGTGATGGGGGCGGGGGCGATCGTCTGCGCCGGCGACCTCGTCGGCTACGGGCCGTCCCCCGACCGGGCGGTCGCGTTCCTGGAGGGGCGGCAGATCCCGTCGGTGCGGGGCAACCACGACCGATGGGCCCTGGAGCGGGGGCCGGGCGAGCCGGACGAGTTCGGCGGCGGGACCCCGGGTGAGGAGACGCTGGAGGCGCTCAAACGCCTGGAGTCGAGCCTGGTGCTGGAGCGGGGGGGGATGATCGTGGTGGTGGTGCACGGCTCCCCGAGGGGGGACATGGAATTCATCGCTCCGAGGACGCACCCGCCGTACGTGCTCGACTCGTACCTCGATACCCTGGGGGCCGACGCGATCGTGCATGGCCACACCCACCGTCCGATGTGGTATCGATCGAGCCGGGATCGCCTGGTGGTGAACCCCGGTTCGATCATCTCGGCCCCGGTGGTCGCGACCTCCCGGACCTTCGCGACGCTCGACACCGCGACCCGGGACGTCCGCTTCTTCGACGTGGAGAGCGGGAACCCGGTCGAGGTCCCCGCCTGGCCGGGCTCGGGGTGA
- a CDS encoding pyridoxamine 5'-phosphate oxidase family protein — MTKPAPEPIDPARLPELARAVMIAARFPMLASIDGDQPRVRPVSPVRTDGFTVYVANLKGYHKTAELAANPRVELCYLDAAHDQVRITGTAEVLDDRETLQEIWDANPLLRNYLGSIDNPDLIVYRIAPSRARFMREWALEYHEVPIGGD; from the coding sequence ATGACCAAACCCGCCCCCGAGCCGATCGACCCGGCTCGCCTGCCCGAGCTGGCCCGGGCGGTGATGATCGCAGCGAGATTCCCGATGCTCGCCTCGATCGACGGCGATCAGCCCCGGGTCCGGCCGGTCTCCCCGGTCCGGACCGACGGGTTCACCGTCTACGTCGCCAACCTGAAGGGGTATCACAAGACGGCGGAGCTGGCCGCGAACCCCCGGGTCGAGCTCTGCTACCTGGACGCTGCGCACGACCAGGTCCGCATCACCGGGACGGCCGAGGTCCTCGACGACCGGGAGACGCTCCAGGAGATCTGGGACGCCAACCCCCTGCTCCGGAACTACCTGGGCTCGATCGACAACCCCGACCTGATCGTCTACCGCATCGCCCCGAGTCGGGCGAGGTTCATGCGGGAGTGGGCCCTGGAATATCATGAGGTCCCGATCGGCGGGGACTGA
- a CDS encoding leucine-rich repeat domain-containing protein has protein sequence MSRHAAIALAPLAAALSLALAAPRAAAAEGPFPDAKLETAVREALKRGPDAALDDDALRDLYILEAPSAGIADLGGLERCPNLALIDLKGNDVSDVGPLKDLENLQSLDLSGNEVEDLGPLAGLEKLQYLELSDNAVSSIEPLAGLVNLRSLYLSGNEIEQIGALAKLTRLSSLYLGGNAIVDLSPLGTVTRLSTLDLSGNAIEDVSPLGSQTDLRMLFLGDNPVTDLGPLVSWASEDAEGPKRFAPYLELYLGGIEVPDDQLAKLEEAGVRVHRG, from the coding sequence ATGAGCCGACACGCCGCGATCGCCCTCGCGCCGCTGGCGGCCGCCCTGTCGCTGGCCCTGGCCGCCCCCCGTGCGGCGGCCGCCGAGGGGCCGTTCCCCGACGCCAAGCTCGAGACCGCCGTCCGGGAGGCCCTCAAGCGAGGACCCGACGCTGCCCTGGACGACGACGCCCTCCGAGACCTCTACATCCTCGAAGCCCCCTCCGCCGGGATCGCCGACCTCGGTGGCCTCGAGCGCTGCCCCAACCTCGCCCTGATCGACCTGAAGGGGAACGACGTCTCCGACGTCGGTCCGCTCAAGGACCTGGAGAACCTCCAGTCGCTGGATCTCTCGGGCAACGAGGTGGAGGATCTCGGGCCGCTCGCCGGGCTGGAGAAGCTCCAGTACCTGGAGCTGAGCGACAACGCCGTCTCCTCGATCGAGCCGCTCGCCGGGCTGGTCAACCTGCGGTCGCTCTACCTCTCGGGCAATGAGATCGAGCAAATCGGGGCGCTGGCGAAGCTCACCCGGCTCTCCTCGCTCTACCTCGGCGGCAACGCGATCGTCGACCTCTCCCCGCTGGGGACGGTCACCCGGCTCTCCACCCTCGACCTGAGCGGCAACGCCATCGAGGATGTCTCCCCCCTCGGGTCCCAAACCGACCTCCGGATGCTCTTCCTCGGCGACAACCCCGTCACCGACCTCGGCCCGCTGGTCTCCTGGGCGTCCGAGGATGCCGAAGGGCCCAAGCGATTCGCCCCGTACCTGGAACTCTACCTCGGCGGGATCGAGGTCCCCGACGACCAGCTCGCGAAGTTGGAGGAGGCCGGCGTCCGGGTCCACCGGGGTTGA
- a CDS encoding endonuclease III domain-containing protein produces the protein MSEPRTEPFDIDEAFRRLRVAVAPYPKAAMFDLRDRGYDSPFEQLVGALISARTRDETTLAACLRLFEEARTPERLAAMDEGRLVGLLRGVGFPAAKARDLKEIARRVVDEHGGEVPDSIEGMTAFRGVGPKIAALTLAVGFGVPAIAVDVHVHRIVNRWGYVRASTPEKTAAALAAVLPRRYWIEINERLVPFGKFTCTAGRPRCSTCPLRPMCERVGVEASR, from the coding sequence ATGTCCGAGCCCCGGACCGAGCCGTTCGACATCGACGAGGCCTTCCGGCGGCTGCGCGTCGCCGTCGCCCCGTACCCGAAGGCGGCGATGTTCGACCTGAGGGACCGGGGCTACGACTCGCCGTTCGAGCAGCTTGTCGGCGCCCTGATCTCGGCCCGGACCCGGGACGAGACGACCCTGGCCGCCTGCCTCCGCCTGTTCGAGGAGGCCCGCACGCCCGAGCGACTCGCCGCGATGGACGAGGGGAGGCTGGTCGGGCTGCTCCGGGGGGTCGGATTCCCCGCCGCCAAGGCCCGGGACCTGAAGGAGATCGCCCGCAGGGTCGTCGACGAGCACGGGGGGGAGGTGCCCGACTCGATCGAGGGGATGACCGCGTTCCGGGGGGTCGGGCCGAAGATCGCCGCGCTGACGCTGGCGGTCGGCTTCGGGGTGCCGGCGATCGCGGTGGACGTGCACGTCCACCGGATCGTCAATCGATGGGGCTATGTCCGCGCGTCGACGCCGGAGAAGACCGCCGCGGCGCTGGCGGCCGTCCTGCCCCGGCGCTACTGGATCGAGATCAACGAGCGCCTCGTCCCCTTCGGCAAGTTCACCTGCACCGCCGGGAGGCCGAGGTGCTCGACGTGTCCCCTGCGGCCGATGTGCGAACGGGTCGGGGTCGAGGCGTCCCGCTGA
- a CDS encoding c-type cytochrome produces the protein MPLTASLVLAMTVGPRADDSIPLAWPSGPMEVRVALAGPIGSDEADDAVGRPIDFRPPGGTGADPPIGTLRIAGARLEDEGRTLVLLTDPHPAEASYASELPGGLGPLRYDLSGVEATWTAEGGAEPGWAGWLPDLDLDRSRDLTRGSAEHDRAFDLLGTPGTLTLRTLVALPEGQIPLAVEADRSFEAEVAFLPLDVGPGHEAEGVVDSFGEPSELFLTIPTGPGPGAESDRGFPSLRVSFTPAEGEPARPITRSDQILPWAPAPPAGSAAVPPLPDALEGGDATRGEAVFFAEKGKCSACHRVGDRGGEVGPDLTGIGDRQDRAALYHAIEAPSAAIEPAYLPYTVAMADGRVFSGVVRADGGDRIRVLDADAKAVELDRAEVEEIRPVSTSIMPVGLVGALGEEDLRDLLAYLSGLRGG, from the coding sequence ATGCCGCTGACCGCCTCGCTGGTGCTCGCGATGACCGTCGGCCCTCGGGCCGACGACTCCATTCCGCTCGCCTGGCCTTCCGGGCCGATGGAAGTCCGGGTCGCCCTGGCGGGACCGATCGGTTCCGACGAGGCGGATGACGCCGTCGGGCGGCCGATCGACTTCCGCCCCCCGGGCGGGACGGGCGCCGACCCCCCGATCGGAACCCTCCGCATCGCCGGGGCCCGACTCGAGGACGAGGGCCGGACGCTCGTGCTGCTGACGGATCCCCACCCGGCCGAGGCGTCCTACGCCTCCGAGCTGCCGGGCGGGCTCGGCCCGCTGCGGTACGACCTCTCGGGCGTCGAGGCCACCTGGACCGCCGAGGGAGGGGCCGAGCCGGGCTGGGCCGGCTGGTTGCCGGACCTGGATCTGGACCGGTCCCGGGACCTGACCCGGGGCTCCGCCGAGCACGACCGGGCCTTCGACCTCCTCGGGACGCCGGGCACCCTGACCCTCCGGACCCTGGTCGCGCTGCCCGAGGGGCAAATCCCCCTGGCGGTCGAGGCCGACCGATCGTTCGAGGCCGAGGTCGCGTTCCTCCCGCTGGACGTCGGCCCGGGGCACGAGGCCGAGGGGGTCGTCGACTCGTTCGGCGAGCCCTCCGAGCTGTTCCTGACCATACCGACCGGTCCCGGGCCCGGTGCCGAGTCCGACCGTGGATTCCCCTCGCTCCGGGTCTCGTTCACGCCGGCCGAAGGGGAGCCGGCCCGGCCGATCACCCGGTCGGACCAGATCCTCCCCTGGGCGCCCGCCCCGCCGGCCGGGTCGGCCGCCGTGCCCCCGCTGCCCGATGCGCTCGAAGGGGGGGACGCGACCCGGGGCGAGGCGGTCTTCTTCGCCGAGAAGGGGAAGTGCTCGGCCTGTCACCGGGTCGGCGACCGGGGCGGCGAGGTCGGGCCGGACCTGACCGGGATCGGCGACCGGCAGGACCGGGCGGCCCTGTACCACGCCATCGAGGCCCCCAGCGCCGCCATCGAGCCGGCCTACCTGCCCTACACGGTGGCGATGGCCGACGGCCGGGTCTTCTCCGGCGTGGTCCGGGCCGACGGGGGGGATCGGATCCGCGTGCTCGACGCCGACGCCAAGGCGGTGGAGCTTGACCGTGCGGAGGTCGAGGAGATCCGGCCCGTCTCCACGTCGATCATGCCCGTCGGGCTCGTCGGCGCCCTCGGCGAGGAGGATCTCCGGGACCTGCTCGCCTACCTGTCCGGTCTCCGGGGCGGATGA
- a CDS encoding tetratricopeptide repeat protein yields MRNLVVSILVLCGLGACLMILSRTAAEPAGPAAESPDPGGPLEETDDLEVRAERHFLRGDYEEAAGTYRQVVRRQPDDGLAWVRLAYATHELGDYEAALPLHERASGFPENRVASLFKLGCALSRLGRVDAAIEAIEDAVEVGYRDRGRAEHEEDLALIRDDPRFRTLLNRMAPPPPGRAPLDVLIGHWALRDPESGQIAGFSTVQRIEDSHVYLEQWSTFEGGMGRGMAYLDPESGKYELIRVDAQGEVHRLRGSFDDGTIRLDGERVVSSGRTTDLRVSFEPQSDGRILRTFLESEDGSGGWSAISRSMLVPEDPAWRIRGPR; encoded by the coding sequence GTGCGGAACCTCGTCGTCTCGATCCTGGTGCTGTGCGGATTGGGCGCATGCCTGATGATCCTCTCCCGGACGGCCGCCGAGCCGGCCGGACCTGCGGCCGAATCCCCCGACCCGGGGGGACCCCTCGAAGAGACGGACGACCTCGAAGTACGGGCGGAACGCCACTTCCTCAGGGGGGATTACGAGGAGGCGGCCGGGACCTACCGCCAGGTCGTCCGCCGGCAGCCCGACGACGGCCTCGCCTGGGTCCGACTGGCCTACGCGACCCACGAGCTGGGCGACTACGAGGCCGCCCTGCCGTTGCACGAACGCGCCTCGGGTTTCCCGGAGAATCGGGTCGCTTCGCTCTTCAAGCTCGGCTGCGCCCTCTCCCGACTCGGTCGGGTGGATGCCGCCATCGAAGCGATCGAGGATGCGGTCGAGGTGGGTTACCGGGACCGGGGCCGGGCCGAGCACGAGGAGGACCTCGCCCTGATCCGCGACGACCCCCGCTTCCGGACCCTGCTCAACCGCATGGCCCCTCCCCCCCCCGGCCGGGCCCCGCTGGACGTCCTGATCGGCCACTGGGCGCTGCGGGACCCGGAGAGCGGCCAGATCGCCGGCTTCTCGACCGTGCAGCGCATCGAGGACTCCCACGTCTACCTGGAGCAATGGAGCACCTTCGAGGGCGGCATGGGACGGGGGATGGCCTACCTCGACCCAGAATCGGGGAAATACGAGCTGATCCGGGTCGATGCCCAGGGGGAGGTCCACCGCCTCCGAGGCTCGTTCGACGACGGCACGATCCGGCTCGACGGCGAGCGGGTGGTCTCTAGCGGGAGGACGACCGACCTGAGGGTCTCCTTCGAGCCGCAGTCCGACGGTCGGATCCTCAGGACGTTCCTCGAATCCGAGGACGGGAGCGGGGGCTGGTCGGCGATCTCCCGGAGCATGCTCGTCCCCGAGGATCCCGCCTGGAGGATCCGGGGGCCTCGATGA